One segment of Ziziphus jujuba cultivar Dongzao chromosome 12, ASM3175591v1 DNA contains the following:
- the LOC107428452 gene encoding very-long-chain 3-oxoacyl-CoA reductase 1 produces the protein MELSFVDNLKAQPFWVLVLFAFGSLSLLKCSLSFLKWVYVNFLRPGKNLKKYGSWALVTGPTDGIGKGFAFQLARKGLNLILVGRNPDKLKDVSDSIQAKFGKTQIKTVVVDFTGDLSEGIQRITEAIEGLDVGVLVNNVGISYPYARFFHEVDEELLKNLIKVNVEGTTKVTQAVLPGMLQRKRGAIVNIGSGAAIVIPSDPLYAVYAATKAYIDQFSRCLYVEYKKSGIDVQCQVPLYVATKMASIKRSSFFVPSTDGYARAAMRWIGYEPRCTPYWPHSLLWGLAYSLPESIIDAWRLWFCLGIRKRGQLKDSRKKE, from the exons ATGGAGCTCTCTTTCGTAGATAATCTCAAAGCTCAGCCTTTCTGGGTTCTAGTGCTTTTCGCTTTTGGTTCTCTCTCGCTTCTCAAATGCTCTCTGTCCTTCCTCAAATGGGTCTACGTCAATTTTCTAAGACCCGGCAAGAATCTCAAAAAGTACGGTTCTTGGGCACTCGTAACCGGACCTACTGATGGTATTGGCAAAGGCTTCGCTTTTCAATTGGCTCGTAAAGGGCTTAACTTGATATTGGTGGGTCGAAACCCAGATAAGCTCAAGGACGTTTCGGATTCGATTCAGGCCAAATTCGGCAAGACCCAGATCAAGACCGTCGTCGTCGATTTCACCGGCGACCTTTCCGAGGGTATTCAGAGGATTACCGAGGCCATTGAAGGATTGGATGTTGGGGTTTTGGTTAACAATGTTGGAATATCGTATCCCTATGCTAGGTTCTTCCATGAAGTGGATGAGGAGCTTTTGAAGAACTTGATCAAGGTCAATGTTGAAGGCACTACTAAGGTTACTCAAGCTGTTCTTCCTGGGATGCTTCAGAGGAAGCGAGGTGCAATTGTAAATATCGGTTCCGGTGCTGCAATTGTGATTCCCTCAGATCCCCTTTATGCTGTTTATGCTGCCACCAAAGC GTATATTGATCAGTTCTCAAGATGCCTCTATGTGGAATACAAGAAAAGTGGCATCGATGTGCAGTGTCAG GTTCCATTATATGTGGCAACAAAGATGGCATCAATCAAGAGATCTTCCTTCTTTGTTCCTTCAACTGACGGTTATGCCCGAGCAGCCATGCGCTGGATTGGCTATGAGCCTCGTTGCACACCTTACTGGCCCCATTCCCTTCTCTGGGGTTTGGCATACTCATTGCCCGAAAGTATAATTGATGCATGGCGGCTGTGGTTCTGCCTTGGAATCCGAAAGAGGGGACAGCTCAAAGATTCCCGGAAAAAGGAATAG
- the LOC107428516 gene encoding uncharacterized protein LOC107428516, protein MAEMQSLVSTSEAYHAVFIDTSLDTHLAIIVSDLDTVSDLKRKIEKEYPLCFPNNGKIKVHAIKVKRRGHLYHLSDSMLVKSAFVGMINQSWFLRVDLSSFEEHDENQHLHNPDSNNLLTCFGITNNTSFAGVDVSLDDYPKEGTSNQNKEIDIPQNHVDLKDNKSKQADSQKPKNEHGLWDESLLKENIGSDKEQTGGNEEKSDNAALDSLTVNTMDNDYILENNSSSKKRKKKKRNESSNKLEQAVNIVPYSGKVLLEEDSMVTKSINHKDSGEPHIVSVLEQGVTPSQFSGILLKEKHVDLENTSKQADNRKRKNEHGLGDESLLKENIGSDTEAFSPEVTSQHTVGNKEKSENAAFDSLTVNTEDDDHILENSSSSKKRKKKKRKKSSNKLEEAVTTVPSSEKDLGEEDSRVPKSINHKASGKPNVESVPEQVEEGITPFQFSGICSKEKHCDSIQAEKNDTRPSAIDVDITKTNADNVLSKGEAIKELEISEVKKRRSSKDQSTVNVEGHLPCVFKDPNNLQMDVWLSRNENIGTDRSERVEEETALPQKNDYKGQRLEKCKSLWKDKPELNIQNLKVTSESSKENTPGKSGKRRKNTKTRGSVGEIVGGSCGDNVKDSKPGISSELAERHEAIHGEHPGNESKKEESNFSQTNDEEVLKMNAESTSLAMKNNDYIHNELQQTSATQGNAENKEEQVRKKSNKKLKSKAKNPSNLIAEVPNVSHQHSTTSTDNPKEVLASSNRTNRTKSEETAFKSNSNGTKLGLEKFEVETDPVSGRSKSESAKSTNVQSDTLDQTYQGSPDEVNVTGNPSNRSCADEVNNMKISSKDDKINIENHSPSQHQREVVDSGVVIIEKETKGTNGNEPKSKKRHRKTDVHSAGTSPDLQSSSKTNDKQGIGESLSVDKSDESILHSEKKLPKASKDGAKAPALKVSDKLNSVSEEARKQSVANVSKTHNDSDKQNSEAVAVANSVPVRSKKTVRQNRTVNKSQLGVDHSYMADGKVLGKDSGEVVNSSEQKKRLLGKSGSIFKDDSSGSSEEENGDDRSDTSTRTPSDYSLSSDYSDGESNANMNSPPNGSHFSDRKRDGRRNITKSVSSNLKDMGFDKILRSSSRYKKAKVTASQLHLENDTEDFEVVPDSQANL, encoded by the exons atggcgGAGATGCAGAGCCTCGTCTCCACTTCAGAAGCTTACCACGCGGTTTTCATCGACACCAGCCTCGACACCCACTTGGCCATTATCGTCTCCGACCTCGACACCGTTTCCGATCTCAAAA GGAAAATAGAGAAGGAATATCCATTGTGCTTTCCTAACAATGGGAAAATAAAAGTTCATGCTATAAAG GTAAAGCGTAGAGGGCACCTTTATCACCTATCAGATTCTATGCTTGTAAAAAGTGCTTTTGTTGGGATGATTAACCAGAGCTGGTTTCTTAGAGTGGATCTCTCTAGCTTTGAGGAGCATGATGAAAATCAGCATCTGCACAACCCGGACTCAAATAACTTATTGACCTGCTTTGGCATTACCAATAATACATCTTTTGCAGGCGTTGATGTTTCTCTTGATGATTATCCAAAGGAAGGGACTAGCAATCAAAACAAGGAAATTGACATTCCACAGAATCACGTGGATTTGAAGGATAATAAATCTAAGCAAGCTGACAGCCAAAAACCTAAGAATGAGCATGGACTTTGGGATGAAAGTttattgaaggaaaatattggttctGATAAAGAGCAGACTGGGGGGAATGAAGAGAAAAGTGACAATGCTGCCTTAGATAGTTTGACTGTTAACACCATGGATAATGACTATATATTGGAGAACAATTCAAGCAGtaagaagaggaaaaagaaaaagagaaatgaaTCATCAAATAAACTTGAACAGGCAGTCAATATAGTTCCATATTCTGGGAAAGTTCTTCTGGAAGAGGATTCTATGGTAACCAAATCAATTAATCATAAAGATTCTGGCGAACCTCATATTGTATCTGTTCTTGAACAAGGGGTAACACCTTCCCAATTCTCTGGAATCCTCCTGAAGGAAAAACATGTGGATTTAGAAAATACATCTAAGCAAGCTGACAACCGAAAACGCAAGAATGAACATGGACTTGGGGATGAAAGTttattgaaggaaaatattggttctGATACAGAGGCCTTCTCTCCGGAAGTTACATCTCAGCACACTGTggggaacaaagagaaaagtgAAAATGCTGCCTTTGATAGTTTGACTGTTAACACTGAGGATGATGACCATATATTGGAGAACAGTTCAAGCAgtaaaaagaggaaaaagaaaaagagaaagaaatcatCAAATAAACTTGAAGAAGCAGTCACTACAGTTCCATCATCTGAGAAGGATCTTGGGGAAGAGGATTCTAGGGTACCCAAATCAATTAATCATAAAGCTTCTGGCAAACCTAATGTTGAATCTGTTCCTGAACAAGTTGAAGAAGGGATAACACCTTTCCAATTCTCTGGAATCTGCTCGAAGGAAAAACATTGCGATTCCATCCAAGCAGAGAAAAATGATACAAGGCCCTCTGCTATAG ATGTTGATATTACAAAGACAAATGCTGACAATGTGCTAAGCAAAGGTGAAGCAATTAAAGAACTTGAAATATCTGAAGTTAAAAAAAGGAGAAGTTCAAAGGACCAAAGTACTGTAAATGTTGAAGGTCATCTTCCCTGTGTTTTCAAAGATCCCAATAATCTCCAGATGGATGTTTGGCTATCTAGGAATGAGAATATTGGGACCGATCGGTCTGAAAGAGTGGAAGAGGAAACAGCATTGCCTCAGAAGAATGATTATAAAGGGCAGCGGTTAGAAAAGTGCAAATCACTTTGGAAGGATAAACCAGAGCtgaatattcaaaatttgaaagtcaCTTCTGAATCGTCAAAAGAAAATACACCTGGAAAATCTGGTAAAAGGAGAAAGAATACTAAAACCAGGGGTTCGGTTGGAGAAATTGTTGGTGGATCATGTGGAGACAATGTCAAAGACTCTAAGCCTGGAATTTCTTCGGAATTAGCTGAACGTCATGAAGCTATACATGGTGAACATCCTGGCAATGAATCTAAGAAAGAGGAAAGTAATTTTTCTCAAACAAATGATGAAGAAGTATTAAAAATGAATGCGGAAAGTACTTCTTTGGCTATGAAAAACAATGACTATATTCACAATGAGTTACAGCAAACCAGCGCAACACAGGGAAATGCAGAAAATAAGGAGGAGCAAGTGAGAAAGAAATCTAATAAGAAGCTCAAGTCAAAAGCAAAGAACCCTTCCAATTTGATAGCTGAAGTTCCAAATGTTTCTCATCAGCATTCAACAACATCAACTGATAATCCAAAGGAGGTGCTAGCTTCATCTAACAGAACAAACAGAACTAAATCGGAAGAAACAGCTTTCAAAAGCAATTCAAATGGAACGAAATTGGGGTTGGAGAAATTTGAGGTTGAAACTGATCCTGTCTCTGGTAGGTCAAAATCAGAATCTGCCAAGTCTACCAATGTACAGTCAGATACACTTGACCAAACTTACCAGGGGAGTCCTGATGAAGTTAATGTCACTGGTAACCCTTCCAATAGAAGTTGTGCTGATGAAGTTAATAACATGAAAATTTCAAGCAAGGATgataaaatcaacattgaaaatcATTCACCCAGTCAACACCAACGGGAAGTTGTTGATTCTGGTGTAGTGATCATTGAAAAGGAGACCAAAGGAACTAATGGAAACGAGCCAAAATCAAAGAAGAGACATAGAAAGACTGATGTACATTCAGCTGGCACCTCACCTGATTTGCAAAGTTCATCGAAGACAAATGATAAGCAGGGGATTGGAGAGTCACTATCAGTGGATAAATCTGATGAATCCATACTTCACTCTGAAAAGAAGTTGCCAAAAGCTTCTAAGGATGGAGCTAAAGCTCCTGCATTGAAGGTGTCTGATAAGTTGAACTCCGTTTCTGAAGAAGCCAGAAAGCAAAGTGTTGCCAATGTTTCTAAGACCCATAATGATTCTGATAAACAAAATAGTGAAGCTGTCGCAGTAGCAAATTCTGTACCAGTAAGATCAAAGAAGACAGTTCGCCAAAATAGAACAGTTAACAAGTCCCAGTTGGGCGTAGACCACTCTTACATGGCAGATGGAAAAGTTTTAGGTAAGGATAGTGGTGAAGTCGTGAACAGCTCAGAACAAAAGAAGAGATTGTTAGGTAAATCAGGGTCAATTTTCAAGGATGATAGTAGTGGGAGTTCTGAAGAGGAAAATGGAGATGACAGGTCAGATACGAGCACCAGGACACCATCGGATTACTCACTGTCCTCAGACTACTCAGATGGGGAAAGCAATGCAAATATGAACTCACCCCCTAATG GTTCTCATTTCTCGGATAGAAAGAGAGATGGAAGGAGAAACATCACGAAATCAGT CTCCTCAAACTTAAAGGATATGGGCTTTGATAAAATCCTTAGAAGTTCAAGCAGATACAAGAAAGCGAAAGTGACAGCATCACAATTACATCTAGAGAATGACACCGAGGATTTTGAGGTCGTTCCAGACAGTCAGGCCAACTTGTAG
- the LOC107428488 gene encoding uncharacterized protein LOC107428488, producing the protein MKLSQTKRTTIIKFFLLSLFLSIPFLLILLSFNFQLRRTTTTTSTKTTSEKQGLRIRPGYSSYDAYIQRQLNKTLNPKLRQIWTTRDWDRKIRVFARFFQEMKEKKLLWNESRSLCIGARVGQEVEALRRIGVKDSVGMDLVPYPPLVVGGDFHHQPFGDGTFDFEFSNVFDHALYPEKFVAEIERTLKPGGVCVLHVALSRRSDKYSANDLYSVKPLVEMFRKSEVVHVRKVDGFGLDTEVVFRKKNLTR; encoded by the coding sequence ATGAAACTTTCTCAAACGAAGAGAACGACAATCATCAAATTCTTCCTTctatctctcttcctctctatCCCTTTCCTACTTATCCTTCTCTCTTTCAACTTTCAGCTCCGCCGTACCACAACCACCACCAGCACCAAAACCACCTCTGAAAAACAAGGTCTTAGAATCCGACCCGGATACTCGTCCTACGACGCTTACATACAACGCCAGCTCAACAAGACCTTGAATCCAAAACTCCGACAAATATGGACGACCCGAGATTGGGACCGGAAGATCCGAGTGTTCGCCAGGTTTTTCCAGGAGATGAAGGAGAAGAAGCTGCTGTGGAACGAGTCAAGAAGCCTGTGCATCGGGGCCCGAGTGGGTCAGGAAGTGGAAGCGCTGCGTCGGATAGGAGTGAAGGACTCGGTGGGGATGGATCTGGTGCCGTACCCGCCGCTGGTGGTGGGAGGTGATTTCCACCACCAGCCGTTCGGTGACGGAACTTTTGATTTCGAGTTCTCGAACGTGTTCGACCATGCGCTGTACCCGGAGAAGTTCGTTGCGGAGATCGAACGCACGTTGAAACCCGGTGGGGTTTGCGTGCTACACGTGGCGTTGTCTCGTCGTTCCGATAAATACTCGGCCAACGACCTGTACAGTGTGAAACCCTTGGTGGAGATGTTCAGGAAGTCGGAGGTTGTCCACGTCAGGAAGGTCGATGGGTTCGGGTTGGACACCGAGGTTGTCTTCCGTAAAAAGAACCTCACCCGTTAA